A single window of Coffea eugenioides isolate CCC68of unplaced genomic scaffold, Ceug_1.0 ScVebR1_2169;HRSCAF=3152, whole genome shotgun sequence DNA harbors:
- the LOC113756301 gene encoding uncharacterized protein LOC113756301, with product MKRVHVPTSDKSPDPDLAEKWLDEIENNFALLQVAEEMKHLIIKSFLVGEANKRWATLEPIAAPLVSWTKFREEFLKYFFPLAVRMQKVDQFENLKQTPGMFVVQYSNKFTALGRFVLSIMADGELKKYKFISELSSRIQTRVNTSYTPMFNDMLDTSVKAETDCKRLDEEGRSKRPRLGNELAVAGALKPGERFRLIKKSRGPPSKITGGSTFLVCKTCGKMHRGECRLKATGHRPMNCPNRKVEGDKSGNLTDKKPKVNARVHTMTDVEAEVSGDMVT from the exons ATGAAAAGGGTCCATGTCCCTACCTCTGATAAAAGTCCTGACCCGGATTTGGCAGAAAAGTGGTTAGAtgaaatagaaaataattttgcACTTTTGCAAGTGGCGGAGGAGATGAAACACCTAATCATCAAATCCTTTTTGGTAGGAGAAGCCAATAAGCGGTGGGCAACTCTGGAACCTATCGCCGCCCCACTAGTAAGTTGGACAAAATTTAGAGAAGAGTTCCTGAAATACTTTTTTCCACTGGCTGTGAGGATGCAGAAGGTAGATcagtttgaaaatttgaaacaaaCTCCAGGAATGTTTGTGGTACAGTATTCGAATAAATTCACAGCGTTAGGAAGGTTTGTTTTGTCAATAATGGCAGATGGAGAGTTGAAAAAGTATAAGTTTATAAGTGAGTTGTCGAGTAGAATTCAAACTAGGGTGAACACCTCTTACACCCCTATGTTTAATGATATGTTGGACACCAGCGTTAAAGCTGAGACTGACTGCAAAAGATTAGATGAAGAGGGTAGGAGTAAAAGGCCTAGACTAGGGAATGAACTTGCAGTAGCGGGAGCACTGAAACCTGGAGAACGGTTCCGCTTAATTAAGAAAAGTCGTGGACCACCATCAAAGATAACTGGAGGAAGCACCTTCCTTGTGTGCAAAACTTGTGGAAAGATGCATCGGGGAGAATGCCGGCTTAAGGCGACT GGGCATAGGCCTATGAATTGTCCAAATAGAAAGGTCGAAGGAGATAAGAGTGGCAATCTCACTGATAAGAAGCCAAAGGTTAACGCAAGGGTTCATACCATGACCGATGTTGAGGCGGAGGTGTCAGGCGACATGGTCACAG